One Massilia sp. 9096 genomic window carries:
- a CDS encoding diguanylate cyclase yields MGILFGAEPRLRRMTQYWSATALLYFLFLSLLGHCAALGLIDAGSMRALERYAELGIVLFFALVRFSPRLGLKPTTLAALQALFGISCNMWIYSIAGPMRGATLMGLMVVVVFCTFAMRPRQNLILTFTGLVGMGGTMVWQHVRDPVHYPATVEGVTFLLMALSTVAVAFLTGVMSTMRMRLKAQRAELTAALETIRVLATVDELTALANRRHMHAVLADEERRASAPGLPTCIALLDIDFFKQINDRHGHAAGDEVLRQFAAAARAELRARDVLARWGGEEFLLMLPDTAPGDALAVLARLRARVARLTLPEVAFERALSFSGGLTARAGGEPLSATVNRADKALYQAKSGGRDRVVQA; encoded by the coding sequence GCTGCTCTACTTCCTGTTTTTGAGCCTGCTCGGGCACTGCGCCGCGCTCGGCCTGATCGACGCGGGTTCGATGCGCGCGCTCGAACGCTATGCCGAACTCGGGATCGTGCTGTTCTTCGCGCTGGTGCGTTTCAGTCCGCGCCTGGGCTTGAAGCCGACCACGCTGGCGGCGCTGCAGGCGCTGTTCGGCATCAGCTGCAACATGTGGATCTATTCGATCGCCGGTCCGATGCGCGGCGCCACGCTGATGGGGCTGATGGTGGTGGTGGTGTTCTGCACCTTCGCGATGCGGCCGCGCCAGAACCTGATTCTCACTTTCACCGGCCTGGTCGGCATGGGCGGCACGATGGTCTGGCAGCATGTGCGCGACCCGGTCCACTACCCGGCCACGGTCGAGGGCGTGACCTTCCTGCTGATGGCGCTGTCGACGGTGGCGGTGGCCTTCCTCACCGGCGTGATGAGCACGATGCGCATGCGGCTCAAGGCGCAGCGCGCGGAACTGACGGCCGCGCTCGAGACGATCCGCGTGCTGGCCACCGTCGACGAACTGACCGCGCTGGCCAACCGGCGCCACATGCACGCGGTGCTGGCGGACGAGGAGCGGCGCGCGAGCGCGCCCGGGCTGCCGACCTGCATCGCCCTGCTCGACATCGACTTCTTCAAGCAAATCAACGACCGCCACGGCCACGCCGCCGGCGACGAGGTGCTGCGCCAGTTCGCCGCCGCCGCGCGCGCCGAACTGCGCGCGCGCGACGTGCTGGCGCGCTGGGGCGGCGAGGAATTCCTGCTGATGCTGCCGGATACCGCGCCAGGCGACGCGCTGGCGGTGCTGGCGCGCCTGCGCGCGCGCGTGGCGCGCCTGACGCTGCCCGAGGTCGCGTTCGAACGCGCGCTGAGCTTTTCCGGCGGCCTGACCGCGCGTGCCGGCGGCGAGCCGCTGTCGGCGACCGTCAACCGCGCCGACAAGGCGCTGTACCAGGCCAAGTCGGGCGGACGCGACCGGGTGGTGCAGGCCTGA